The following proteins are co-located in the Haloarcula marismortui ATCC 43049 genome:
- a CDS encoding sodium:calcium antiporter, whose amino-acid sequence MASSLLVEAAIIVAATVAIWKGSDWLESSSERLATYYGLPDVVQGAIIVAVGSSFPEVATVVVAALGGSMPLGVGAIVGSAIFNILIIPAAAGIATDDELESSRTLVYKEAQFYMLAVSVLLITMALAVIYYPGEATLTGVITRPLAAIPLALYGLYVFIQYQDTADHDPEEDWTADISVGREWLFLLLGLAVILVAVENLVHAVRVIGRAAGVQEFLLGVTILAAATSLPDTLVSVRAARDDRGVTSLANVLGSNTFDLLVAIPLGVLIAGTWTVDFAMAVPMFGVLTGATILLFTVLRTDLVLSELESYALLGAYAAFVAWVIVETAGWVGGVLPT is encoded by the coding sequence ATGGCTTCCAGTCTGTTGGTCGAGGCTGCGATCATCGTCGCCGCGACGGTCGCGATATGGAAAGGGAGCGACTGGCTCGAATCATCGAGCGAGCGGCTCGCGACGTACTACGGCCTCCCAGACGTCGTTCAGGGCGCGATCATCGTTGCCGTCGGGTCAAGTTTCCCGGAGGTCGCGACGGTCGTCGTCGCGGCGCTTGGCGGGTCAATGCCGCTTGGCGTCGGCGCAATCGTCGGGTCGGCAATCTTCAACATTCTCATTATTCCCGCAGCTGCGGGTATTGCCACGGACGACGAACTCGAATCGAGCCGGACACTCGTCTACAAGGAGGCGCAGTTCTACATGCTCGCCGTCTCAGTCCTGCTTATTACGATGGCGCTTGCGGTCATCTACTATCCCGGTGAGGCCACACTCACTGGCGTTATCACGCGGCCGCTGGCGGCGATTCCGCTCGCGCTCTACGGACTGTACGTTTTCATCCAGTATCAGGATACGGCCGACCACGACCCCGAAGAGGACTGGACTGCCGACATCTCGGTCGGGCGGGAGTGGCTCTTTCTTCTGCTGGGCCTGGCTGTCATCCTCGTGGCCGTGGAGAACCTCGTCCACGCCGTCAGAGTCATCGGTCGGGCCGCCGGCGTTCAGGAGTTTCTGCTCGGTGTGACGATTCTCGCGGCGGCGACGAGTCTCCCCGACACGCTCGTCAGTGTTAGAGCAGCCCGCGACGACCGCGGGGTCACGTCGCTCGCAAACGTTCTCGGCTCGAATACGTTCGACTTGCTTGTCGCTATCCCGCTTGGCGTTCTCATTGCCGGCACGTGGACCGTCGACTTCGCGATGGCCGTGCCGATGTTCGGCGTCCTGACCGGGGCAACGATTCTTCTGTTCACCGTCCTCCGAACCGACCTTGTGTTGAGCGAACTCGAATCGTATGCGTTGCTCGGCGCGTACGCGGCTTTCGTTGCCTGGGTTATCGTCGAGACTGCGGGCTGGGTCGGTGGCGTATTGCCGACCTGA
- a CDS encoding ABC transporter permease, translating to MTVVALPFREGYVSSIIYVSLYVSVIAVTLSTLFSLPIAVVMGFSDFPGKQFVKSVINTGMGFPSVVVGLLVLFTVSNQGPLGDLELIFTKEAMIMSQFVLATPPITAISLAAISGVDDKVRDAAHVLGGTRLDVALVVLKEARYGIATAVLAGFGRAISEVGSVLIVGGNITSARGISKTRTLTTAIQLEARQGQYETAMILGAVLVTLVLTVNAIVIRLGDQGVQR from the coding sequence ATGACCGTCGTCGCCCTTCCGTTCCGGGAAGGGTACGTGTCGAGTATCATTTACGTCTCACTATACGTGAGTGTCATAGCCGTGACACTGAGCACGCTGTTCAGCCTCCCGATCGCCGTGGTGATGGGGTTTTCTGACTTTCCCGGCAAGCAGTTCGTGAAGTCAGTCATCAACACTGGGATGGGGTTTCCAAGCGTGGTCGTCGGTCTTCTCGTCCTGTTTACCGTCTCGAACCAGGGACCGCTGGGGGATCTAGAGCTGATATTCACCAAGGAGGCGATGATCATGTCTCAGTTCGTCCTGGCAACGCCGCCGATTACGGCGATCAGCCTCGCGGCTATCAGTGGCGTCGACGACAAGGTCCGCGACGCCGCACACGTTCTCGGCGGAACACGCCTCGACGTGGCGCTAGTCGTACTCAAGGAGGCCAGATACGGTATCGCAACGGCAGTGCTTGCGGGCTTTGGCCGTGCCATCAGCGAAGTCGGGTCCGTGCTCATCGTCGGCGGGAATATCACGAGCGCACGGGGCATCTCGAAAACGCGGACGCTGACAACCGCGATTCAACTCGAAGCCCGACAGGGACAGTACGAGACGGCGATGATTCTCGGGGCCGTGCTGGTCACGCTTGTGTTGACGGTCAACGCTATCGTCATCCGACTGGGGGACCAGGGGGTGCAGCGATAA
- a CDS encoding phosphatase PAP2 family protein has protein sequence MEEVVSELIDIIVATDDQTVSLILQLRNPLLTKVLTSVTGLGSAAAAVVFLGFFGLAGWEDELLMAAVALVLTGVVVGVLMQTVQRPFPPAPVCMTGDTGTVATSFPSGHAAAVVVFAMTARQSPRLPFGVVAGLAATVSFSRVYLGTHYLSDTVAGVAIGVLAFAAAKRLVDRSDFLSRARPVLD, from the coding sequence ATGGAGGAGGTCGTCAGCGAACTCATCGATATTATCGTCGCTACCGACGACCAGACGGTGTCGCTGATACTCCAACTCCGGAACCCACTTCTCACGAAGGTCCTGACCTCGGTGACCGGGCTAGGTTCGGCGGCGGCGGCAGTCGTGTTTCTCGGTTTCTTCGGTCTGGCCGGCTGGGAAGACGAGCTCCTGATGGCTGCCGTGGCGCTGGTGCTGACTGGCGTCGTTGTCGGGGTGCTTATGCAAACAGTGCAGCGGCCGTTTCCGCCTGCCCCGGTGTGTATGACCGGGGACACCGGCACCGTCGCCACGTCGTTTCCCTCCGGTCACGCGGCCGCCGTCGTCGTCTTTGCAATGACAGCGCGCCAGTCGCCGCGGCTTCCGTTCGGCGTCGTCGCCGGCCTCGCGGCGACGGTGTCGTTCTCGCGGGTCTATCTCGGCACGCACTACCTCTCAGACACCGTGGCTGGCGTGGCTATCGGGGTACTCGCGTTCGCCGCCGCGAAGCGACTCGTCGACCGGTCCGACTTCCTGTCGCGAGCTCGACCGGTTCTGGACTGA
- a CDS encoding ABC transporter ATP-binding protein gives MLDVTAVSHAYGDDYVFRDLSIGIEPGEVVAVIGPSGVGKTTLLRLLAFSLEPDEGTIGFDDTDVWAVDEATRLSLRRRIGMVFQEASLFDAPVARNVEYGLRIRRSWTARLQRELQSIVRSNGTAAAVHEALGVVGLTEKMDQHADSLSGGEAQRVSFARALAYDPDLLLLDEPTSDLDPRNTAVIEDAIAEARNRGIGVVVATHDMHQAERVADRVAVLLDEQITEIAPTEVIFQNPSDHRTQKFISGELVY, from the coding sequence ATGCTCGATGTCACGGCGGTATCACACGCCTACGGAGACGACTACGTGTTCCGGGACCTCTCGATCGGGATCGAACCCGGCGAGGTCGTTGCCGTCATCGGTCCATCCGGCGTCGGGAAGACGACGCTGCTCCGACTGCTCGCGTTCTCACTGGAACCGGACGAGGGAACCATCGGCTTCGACGACACGGACGTGTGGGCCGTCGACGAAGCGACACGGCTCTCGCTGCGTCGGCGTATCGGCATGGTGTTTCAGGAAGCGAGTCTGTTCGACGCGCCGGTCGCTCGCAACGTCGAATACGGGCTTCGAATCCGCAGGTCGTGGACAGCCAGACTGCAGCGCGAACTACAGTCCATAGTTCGCTCGAACGGCACCGCGGCGGCCGTTCACGAGGCCCTCGGCGTTGTCGGGCTGACCGAGAAAATGGACCAGCACGCGGATTCGCTCTCGGGCGGCGAGGCCCAGCGGGTGTCGTTCGCCCGCGCGCTGGCCTACGACCCGGACCTGCTGTTACTCGACGAACCGACATCGGATCTGGACCCACGGAACACCGCCGTTATCGAGGATGCGATAGCCGAGGCCCGGAACCGGGGTATCGGTGTCGTGGTGGCGACACACGACATGCATCAGGCGGAGCGGGTGGCAGACCGGGTCGCAGTGCTACTCGACGAGCAAATAACTGAAATAGCCCCGACAGAAGTGATTTTCCAGAACCCATCGGACCACCGCACCCAGAAGTTCATCTCCGGAGAACTGGTCTACTGA
- the purS gene encoding phosphoribosylformylglycinamidine synthase subunit PurS — protein sequence MTAFTATVTVRLKRGVLDPEAETTQRSLERLGFDLNDLRSADVFELDLDADSADDAAERAEEMAERLLANPTIHDYDVEVTETE from the coding sequence ATGACTGCCTTTACCGCGACCGTCACCGTCCGCCTCAAACGGGGCGTCCTCGACCCCGAGGCAGAGACGACACAGCGCTCGCTGGAACGCCTCGGCTTCGACCTGAACGACCTCCGCTCGGCGGATGTGTTCGAGCTAGATCTCGACGCCGACAGCGCCGACGACGCGGCCGAGCGCGCCGAGGAGATGGCCGAGCGGCTCCTGGCGAACCCCACGATCCACGACTACGACGTCGAGGTGACCGAGACAGAATGA
- a CDS encoding substrate-binding domain-containing protein yields MPIQRREFIAAIGTGALATTAGCAQSGEGSGQTEAETEAESGGGGQPGVAGETLTLTTTTSTYDTGLLDEIHPDFEDMYGVSVDAVAQGTGAALESARNGDSDIVMVHARGLEDDFMRNGYGINRRDLMFNDFVIVGPEDDPAGIQGMGSATEALTTIAESESQFVSRGDNSGTHTKELNLWEAAGTEPGGNWYQETGTGMGEALNIANQQGAYTLSDRGTYISQRSEIDLVILVQGPIEDGPEILANPYGIMAVNPGVHDNANYDLAMAYIGWITSPGTQDAISNYQVNGEQLFFPEAVSEDPNFQQYVPEGWSSDAGE; encoded by the coding sequence ATGCCGATACAACGACGAGAGTTCATTGCAGCAATAGGGACAGGCGCGTTAGCAACTACCGCCGGGTGTGCGCAGTCCGGGGAAGGCAGCGGCCAGACCGAAGCGGAAACGGAAGCGGAATCCGGGGGCGGCGGTCAGCCAGGGGTGGCCGGCGAAACCCTGACGCTTACGACAACAACGAGTACGTACGACACGGGCCTGCTCGATGAGATCCACCCCGACTTCGAGGATATGTACGGCGTGTCGGTCGATGCAGTCGCACAGGGGACCGGTGCGGCTCTCGAATCGGCCCGCAACGGTGACTCGGACATCGTGATGGTCCACGCCCGCGGCCTCGAAGACGATTTCATGCGCAACGGATACGGGATCAACCGCCGGGACCTGATGTTCAACGACTTCGTCATCGTCGGCCCCGAAGACGACCCGGCAGGGATTCAGGGCATGGGTTCGGCCACGGAGGCACTGACAACTATCGCCGAGTCGGAGTCCCAGTTCGTCTCACGCGGGGACAACTCCGGTACCCACACCAAGGAACTCAACCTCTGGGAAGCGGCGGGAACTGAACCGGGCGGAAACTGGTATCAGGAGACTGGGACCGGCATGGGTGAGGCGCTGAACATCGCCAACCAGCAGGGCGCGTACACGCTCTCGGATCGCGGGACGTACATCTCCCAGCGCTCAGAGATCGACCTCGTCATTCTGGTGCAGGGGCCGATCGAGGACGGACCAGAGATCCTCGCGAACCCGTACGGGATTATGGCGGTCAATCCCGGCGTCCACGACAACGCGAACTACGATCTGGCAATGGCATACATCGGCTGGATCACCAGCCCCGGAACCCAGGACGCAATTTCGAACTATCAGGTCAACGGCGAACAGTTGTTCTTCCCGGAAGCCGTGTCCGAGGACCCCAACTTCCAGCAGTACGTGCCAGAAGGATGGAGTAGCGACGCAGGCGAGTAA
- a CDS encoding TOBE domain-containing protein, with protein MDATADVEVQLEQGDVALTARDRTLLQAVAAHGSLNAAADALGRSYAHAQRRIVELEDAFGPLVDRSRGGSGGGGSELTDAAEQLLARFQRLQADFDGVATAEETVLRGTVVDRDGELATVETPPGTVRAIVDTEACPGDAVEVGIRADTVTLNAPSEAPESTGTSARNQFAGTVERIDEGTSIALVALAVDPTTTLSALVTDTSLDKLDITTGAELVASFKATATAGVIPALDRSLSDESS; from the coding sequence ATGGATGCGACTGCGGACGTCGAAGTGCAACTGGAGCAGGGCGACGTGGCGCTGACCGCCCGCGACCGGACGCTCCTGCAGGCGGTCGCGGCCCACGGGTCGCTGAACGCCGCCGCCGACGCGCTGGGTCGGTCGTACGCCCACGCCCAGCGCCGCATCGTGGAACTGGAAGATGCTTTCGGCCCGCTGGTCGACCGCAGTCGAGGTGGCAGTGGTGGCGGCGGCAGTGAACTCACGGACGCTGCTGAGCAACTACTGGCCCGGTTTCAGCGGCTACAGGCCGATTTCGACGGGGTAGCGACGGCGGAAGAGACAGTCCTGCGAGGGACTGTCGTGGACCGTGACGGGGAACTTGCGACCGTCGAAACCCCGCCGGGGACGGTCCGGGCCATCGTCGACACTGAAGCGTGTCCCGGTGACGCGGTGGAGGTCGGCATCCGCGCCGACACGGTGACGCTGAACGCACCGTCCGAGGCCCCAGAGTCGACGGGGACAAGCGCACGCAACCAGTTCGCGGGCACCGTCGAGCGTATCGACGAGGGAACCTCTATCGCGCTTGTTGCGCTGGCTGTCGACCCGACGACGACGCTGTCAGCGCTCGTGACCGACACAAGCCTCGACAAACTTGATATCACTACGGGCGCGGAACTCGTCGCCTCGTTCAAAGCGACCGCGACCGCCGGCGTCATTCCCGCTCTCGACCGGTCGCTGTCGGATGAGTCATCGTAA
- a CDS encoding GAF domain-containing protein codes for MSDSPTVLCVQPDADERAETADALADAGLAVEGVGSLDTLTAALDRSVDCVVTAFDLPDGDGFDVVDAVRAVNPACVVTLYTEHAPSDLPRGGPEQVVEYVPRTVPESRERLADVAAMAAAEVTQAAYPVPETETERLAAVQQYDVDQLAAIDAFDRLTALMTSHFDIDVAFVGLMDEHEERFVACEGANWRTLAREDTICTHTILSDETMVVEDTHEDPRFAEVDALKRLNIRSYAGGRITDREGNAIGAVCCTDGEPRRYTQTERDDLQRFADEVEEQLLLRRRLQGDR; via the coding sequence ATGAGTGATTCGCCGACCGTTCTCTGTGTCCAGCCGGACGCCGACGAGCGCGCCGAGACGGCCGACGCGCTTGCCGACGCCGGACTCGCTGTCGAGGGAGTTGGGTCCCTAGATACGTTGACCGCAGCACTTGACCGGTCGGTCGACTGCGTTGTGACGGCCTTCGACCTTCCAGACGGGGACGGGTTCGACGTGGTAGACGCGGTCCGTGCAGTGAATCCGGCCTGTGTTGTGACTCTCTATACGGAACACGCGCCGTCGGACCTCCCCCGCGGCGGGCCCGAGCAGGTCGTCGAATACGTGCCGCGGACGGTTCCGGAGTCCCGGGAGCGGCTTGCAGATGTGGCTGCCATGGCTGCCGCCGAGGTAACGCAGGCGGCCTACCCGGTTCCGGAGACCGAGACGGAGCGGCTGGCCGCCGTCCAGCAGTACGATGTCGACCAGTTGGCGGCAATCGACGCGTTCGACCGGCTGACGGCGCTTATGACCAGTCACTTCGACATCGACGTGGCCTTTGTCGGCCTCATGGACGAACACGAGGAGCGGTTCGTGGCGTGTGAGGGAGCCAACTGGCGGACCCTCGCCCGCGAGGACACCATCTGCACCCATACGATTCTCTCGGACGAGACGATGGTCGTCGAAGACACCCACGAAGACCCACGCTTTGCCGAGGTCGACGCGCTGAAACGGCTCAATATCAGGTCCTACGCCGGCGGCCGAATTACAGACAGGGAGGGGAACGCAATTGGTGCCGTCTGTTGCACCGACGGCGAACCGCGGCGTTACACGCAGACCGAACGAGACGACCTCCAGCGGTTCGCTGACGAGGTTGAGGAACAACTGCTGCTGCGACGCCGGCTACAGGGGGACCGCTAA
- a CDS encoding formyltetrahydrofolate deformylase translates to MGIVTRDLTEITVVGEDDTGLIAEVTSLLFERSINIEDLDQAVREGVFRMTMRVDTSGMVTTEEKLREDLTELGDALGVDVQVRFPADRETQTIAVLVTKESHCLEALFEAWANGDLGADIEVVIGNHDDLEPLAAKYDVPFHDIGDEKGTPDEDQLLDLLAQYDADLIALARYMRILSPDVVFRYESRIINVHPSLLPAFPGASAYMQAIEEGVRIAGVTAHYVTTDLDQGPIITQRAFNVPDDATEEELQQIGQPLEAEALIEAIKLHLDDEVNVHRGRTKLRDPEETSAQLGAPEKLDQLNPDRPIDGLGEFVAGDDELEADD, encoded by the coding sequence GTGGGTATCGTGACTCGCGATTTGACTGAGATTACGGTCGTCGGCGAGGACGACACGGGCCTCATCGCCGAAGTGACCTCGCTCCTGTTCGAGCGCAGCATCAACATCGAAGACCTCGATCAGGCTGTCCGAGAAGGGGTCTTCCGGATGACCATGCGCGTCGACACGTCCGGGATGGTGACGACGGAGGAGAAACTCCGCGAAGACCTCACCGAACTGGGCGACGCACTCGGCGTCGACGTGCAGGTCCGGTTCCCCGCCGACCGCGAGACCCAGACCATCGCCGTCCTCGTCACGAAGGAGTCTCACTGTCTGGAGGCGCTGTTCGAGGCGTGGGCCAACGGCGACCTCGGGGCCGACATCGAGGTGGTCATCGGGAACCACGACGACCTCGAACCGCTGGCGGCCAAATACGACGTTCCGTTCCACGACATCGGCGACGAGAAGGGGACGCCGGACGAGGACCAACTGCTCGATCTGCTCGCACAGTACGACGCTGACCTCATTGCGCTGGCCCGGTATATGCGCATCCTCTCGCCCGATGTCGTCTTCCGGTACGAGAGCCGGATCATCAACGTCCACCCGAGCCTGCTCCCCGCCTTCCCCGGTGCGTCGGCATATATGCAGGCTATCGAGGAGGGCGTCCGCATCGCTGGCGTCACCGCCCACTACGTGACGACGGATCTGGATCAGGGACCGATCATCACCCAGCGCGCGTTCAACGTCCCCGACGACGCCACTGAGGAGGAGCTCCAGCAGATCGGCCAGCCGCTCGAAGCCGAGGCACTCATTGAGGCCATCAAGCTCCACCTCGACGACGAGGTGAACGTCCATCGTGGCCGGACGAAACTGCGGGACCCCGAGGAAACCTCGGCCCAGCTTGGTGCACCGGAGAAACTCGACCAGCTGAACCCCGACCGTCCGATCGACGGCCTTGGCGAGTTCGTTGCCGGGGACGACGAACTCGAAGCCGACGACTGA
- the purQ gene encoding phosphoribosylformylglycinamidine synthase I — protein sequence MTIAVIQFGGSNCDRDAVQALESLGFDAELVWHEDGLPEDVEGVVLPGGFSYGDYLRAGAMAARSPIMADVREVASEGTPVLGICNGAQIGCESSLTPGAFTTNESARFQCEHVHLRVENADTPWTSQYEDGEVVELPIAHGEGRYEITDERLDELEAEDRILFKYCDEDGTVTPEANPNGSKHSVAGVTGEAEHVAVMMPHPERATLSDLGRTDGRGVLTGFAE from the coding sequence GTGACCATTGCCGTCATCCAGTTCGGCGGCTCGAACTGCGACCGCGACGCCGTCCAGGCTCTGGAATCGCTGGGCTTCGACGCCGAACTCGTCTGGCACGAGGACGGGCTTCCCGAGGATGTCGAGGGCGTCGTCCTCCCCGGCGGCTTCTCCTACGGCGATTACCTCCGTGCCGGCGCGATGGCCGCCCGCTCGCCAATCATGGCCGACGTCCGCGAAGTCGCAAGCGAGGGAACGCCGGTGCTTGGCATCTGCAACGGCGCGCAGATCGGTTGCGAGTCATCGCTGACCCCCGGCGCGTTCACGACCAACGAGAGCGCCCGCTTCCAGTGTGAGCACGTCCACTTGCGCGTCGAGAACGCCGACACGCCATGGACCAGCCAGTACGAGGACGGCGAGGTCGTCGAACTCCCGATCGCTCACGGTGAGGGCCGCTATGAGATCACCGACGAGCGTCTGGATGAACTCGAAGCCGAGGACCGGATTCTGTTCAAATACTGTGACGAGGACGGGACTGTCACACCCGAAGCGAACCCGAACGGCTCGAAGCACAGCGTGGCCGGCGTCACCGGCGAAGCCGAACACGTCGCCGTCATGATGCCCCACCCGGAGCGGGCGACACTGTCGGACCTCGGTCGGACTGACGGCCGCGGCGTTCTAACGGGCTTCGCTGAGTAA
- a CDS encoding phosphoribosylaminoimidazolesuccinocarboxamide synthase, with product MTSVKEFRVDEPATAEGLGRGAFVFTDDYSVFDWGKMPDQIPDKGASLCTMGAYNFQLLEENHVPTHYEGVRLPDSDEVRDLGEALSADAAPEEMVIELTQVPDLPFEDGSYDYDAYHAGADENYLIPLEIVFRNRVGVGSSLRSRTEPADHGLDYDTWPEEVVDLDEPIVEFSTKYEEQDRYLDREAADRIAGAASIDRLEELARAVNHIVTEQAAEANLIHEDGKIECLYYDGEIRVADVVGTFDENRFSYEGQQVSKEVIRQYHKRTQPEWVEAVGEAKNEADVEGVADWKALCDESPEPLDDDVIKVARDLYCAGTNAYVGGDVFDAPSLDNAVDAASEL from the coding sequence ATGACGAGCGTCAAGGAATTTCGCGTGGACGAACCGGCGACGGCCGAGGGGCTTGGCCGCGGCGCGTTCGTGTTCACGGACGACTACTCCGTATTCGACTGGGGGAAGATGCCGGACCAGATCCCCGACAAGGGCGCGTCGCTGTGTACGATGGGCGCGTACAACTTCCAGCTACTCGAGGAGAACCACGTCCCGACCCACTACGAGGGCGTGAGGCTCCCCGACAGCGACGAGGTGCGTGACCTCGGCGAGGCGCTGTCGGCCGACGCCGCCCCCGAGGAGATGGTCATCGAACTCACGCAGGTCCCGGACCTCCCCTTCGAGGACGGGAGCTACGACTACGACGCCTACCACGCGGGGGCCGACGAGAACTACCTCATTCCCCTGGAGATCGTCTTTCGGAACCGGGTCGGCGTCGGGTCGTCACTGCGGTCCCGGACCGAGCCTGCCGACCACGGCCTTGACTACGACACCTGGCCCGAGGAAGTCGTCGACCTCGACGAGCCGATCGTCGAGTTCTCGACGAAATACGAGGAACAGGACCGGTACCTCGACCGCGAGGCGGCCGACCGGATCGCCGGCGCGGCCAGCATCGACCGCCTCGAAGAGCTGGCTCGGGCAGTCAACCACATCGTTACGGAACAGGCCGCCGAGGCCAACCTGATCCACGAGGACGGGAAAATCGAGTGTCTGTACTACGACGGAGAGATCCGCGTGGCCGACGTGGTCGGCACGTTCGACGAGAACCGCTTCTCCTACGAGGGACAGCAGGTCTCGAAGGAGGTCATCCGCCAGTACCACAAGCGAACCCAGCCCGAGTGGGTCGAGGCCGTGGGCGAGGCGAAAAACGAGGCCGATGTAGAGGGCGTCGCCGATTGGAAGGCGCTCTGTGATGAGTCACCGGAACCGCTCGATGACGACGTAATCAAAGTCGCGCGCGACCTCTACTGCGCCGGCACAAACGCCTACGTCGGCGGCGACGTGTTCGACGCGCCGTCACTCGACAATGCTGTCGATGCCGCAAGCGAACTCTGA
- a CDS encoding DUF7504 family protein, whose product MAQQQDDRYTFDDLPLNPVEPGTSLLVTGPGLSGAREMGLRLLCSPDTNGGTVLVATDSDATTMLKDFERHGGALDRERVRVIDCAQESGDLSEDNVSTVNTPADLTGIGIEYSGQYESTYASGYTRVRTGIITLTPLLVYSDDVRAVYRFLNTITGRIGTADGLGICVLDPNAHEEQVVESVARFFDGRVDIRADQGDLDLRVAGLQNQPTNWTPVGT is encoded by the coding sequence ATGGCACAGCAACAGGACGACCGATACACGTTCGACGACCTACCGCTGAATCCAGTCGAGCCAGGAACGAGCCTGCTCGTGACCGGGCCCGGTCTGAGCGGCGCGCGGGAGATGGGACTGCGACTGCTCTGTAGTCCCGATACCAACGGCGGGACCGTCCTCGTCGCGACAGACAGCGACGCCACAACGATGCTCAAGGACTTCGAGCGCCACGGCGGTGCGCTCGACCGCGAGCGAGTTCGTGTTATCGATTGCGCACAGGAAAGCGGCGACCTGTCGGAGGACAACGTGTCCACGGTCAACACGCCGGCGGACCTGACCGGTATCGGTATCGAGTACTCCGGTCAGTACGAGTCGACGTACGCCAGCGGCTACACGCGAGTCCGCACCGGCATCATCACGCTGACGCCGTTGCTCGTCTACAGCGACGACGTGCGGGCGGTGTACCGGTTCCTCAACACCATCACCGGCCGGATCGGAACTGCGGATGGGCTGGGTATCTGTGTGCTCGACCCGAACGCCCACGAGGAGCAGGTCGTCGAAAGCGTGGCACGGTTTTTCGACGGGCGGGTGGATATTCGTGCTGATCAAGGCGACCTTGATCTCCGAGTGGCCGGCCTGCAAAACCAGCCAACCAACTGGACGCCGGTCGGAACGTGA